One genomic segment of Salinigranum rubrum includes these proteins:
- a CDS encoding extracellular solute-binding protein, producing the protein MVQDSSPRGRDRTVQRRRFLQGAGAVGVAALAGCAGGDGDNGGSGGGGGSGGGGGGNGGGDGNSGGDGGDGGTTTGSTGGKYDGLTITYWNRFHNNSGRAAEAIRGAISRFEDDTGATVDVNYSAGDPGQRWLTLAREGERPHIMDQVSGFVGPFVELGIAKPFPEYRDLFSDDLLEQTAWLMDPLGEQAYGGYDGTAYEFKFSSEPPRLLLARRDHLEAAGLDPESDFPPTDFEDSVRIAQTLQEDGPGNYGWQIYGSSGDVTDTCTEDWPVAQAGQAGKILNEDWTDTQIDDEPIKTTYENFVSLHVEHELSSPGTVSMSDEDGTQLLIQGEASMTQVPAATYADLLANAEDQVMNGDFIFGPAWKGESGARGITGGDGVVFINPTDGADEAEWDRAQEAAADMLENYLYHSMEFQRTMFSTIGGANIREDVTPDDIRSAVDDPTGYDQTQIIEATNTCITDQSGYFIQEAAPFFGEIQQGIMPGYIQQALQGEITASEALDQAAQEARDQFF; encoded by the coding sequence ATGGTACAAGACAGCAGTCCGAGAGGCAGGGATAGAACTGTGCAGCGCCGACGGTTCCTCCAGGGAGCCGGTGCGGTGGGTGTCGCCGCGTTAGCAGGGTGTGCTGGCGGCGACGGTGACAATGGCGGGAGCGGCGGTGGAGGCGGTAGTGGCGGTGGTGGCGGCGGCAACGGAGGCGGTGACGGCAACAGTGGTGGTGACGGTGGCGACGGCGGGACGACCACTGGCTCGACCGGTGGGAAGTACGACGGCCTGACGATCACGTACTGGAACCGGTTCCACAACAACTCGGGCAGAGCGGCCGAGGCGATCAGAGGCGCCATCAGCCGGTTCGAGGACGACACGGGAGCGACCGTCGACGTGAACTACTCCGCGGGCGACCCGGGACAGCGCTGGCTCACGCTCGCACGCGAGGGGGAGCGTCCCCACATCATGGACCAGGTGTCGGGGTTCGTCGGTCCGTTCGTCGAGTTGGGCATCGCGAAACCGTTCCCCGAGTACAGAGACCTGTTCAGCGACGATCTCCTCGAGCAGACCGCCTGGCTGATGGATCCGCTCGGCGAACAGGCGTACGGCGGGTACGACGGCACCGCCTACGAGTTCAAATTCAGCAGCGAACCGCCGCGGCTCCTCCTCGCACGGAGAGACCACCTCGAAGCGGCGGGCCTCGACCCAGAGAGCGATTTCCCCCCGACAGACTTCGAGGACAGCGTTCGCATCGCTCAGACGCTTCAGGAGGACGGACCGGGGAACTACGGCTGGCAGATTTACGGGTCGTCGGGTGACGTCACCGACACGTGTACGGAAGACTGGCCTGTCGCGCAGGCTGGCCAGGCCGGAAAGATCCTGAACGAGGACTGGACCGACACACAGATCGACGACGAGCCGATCAAGACGACCTACGAGAACTTCGTCTCGCTCCACGTCGAGCACGAACTGTCCAGTCCGGGGACCGTGTCGATGTCAGACGAGGACGGCACCCAGCTCCTGATTCAGGGCGAAGCGAGCATGACGCAGGTCCCCGCCGCGACCTACGCGGACCTGCTGGCCAACGCCGAAGACCAGGTGATGAACGGTGACTTCATCTTCGGTCCCGCGTGGAAGGGTGAGTCGGGGGCGAGAGGGATCACAGGCGGCGACGGTGTCGTGTTCATCAATCCGACGGACGGCGCCGACGAAGCCGAGTGGGACCGCGCACAGGAGGCGGCCGCCGATATGCTCGAGAACTACCTGTACCACTCGATGGAGTTCCAGCGGACGATGTTCAGTACCATCGGGGGCGCGAACATCCGCGAGGACGTCACACCGGACGACATCAGGTCTGCGGTCGACGACCCCACGGGGTACGATCAGACGCAGATCATCGAGGCCACGAACACCTGCATCACCGATCAGAGTGGCTACTTCATCCAGGAGGCCGCCCCCTTCTTCGGCGAGATCCAGCAGGGGATCATGCCGGGGTACATCCAGCAGGCACTCCAGGGCGAGATAACCGCCAGCGAGGCGCTCGATCAGGCCGCACAGGAGGCGCGCGACCAGTTCTTCTGA
- a CDS encoding carbohydrate ABC transporter permease — protein MLLPVLLIMGTLVWGSLLDGIWMSFHEFNFLGQRQWVGADNYRYVFGWDTFWTSVRATIIFGLVTFSQLAIALVAAVAVKHARFRDYISALFVVPYTIPGLVSGTLWVYILHPDLGPILPLLVDIGLLDQTIYWGTQGDSAMAVIMFAATWAYWPLVFIILTASLDGIPEEQYETARVYGASKVQAFFHITLPQLKGAILVAVSLRTIYNLTKVSQPLQITGGGPGFDTSVLGILVYRFTEGSQRFGLAMTIGVILVLLTMLFVVPYIRSFERNADTGGMA, from the coding sequence ATGCTCCTTCCGGTCCTCCTCATCATGGGGACGCTCGTCTGGGGCTCACTACTCGACGGCATCTGGATGAGTTTCCACGAGTTCAACTTCCTCGGCCAGCGCCAGTGGGTCGGCGCCGATAACTACCGATACGTCTTCGGATGGGACACCTTCTGGACGTCAGTTCGTGCGACCATCATCTTCGGTCTAGTCACGTTCTCGCAACTGGCAATCGCGCTAGTGGCCGCCGTGGCAGTGAAACACGCCCGGTTCCGCGATTACATTAGCGCCCTCTTCGTCGTTCCGTACACGATCCCAGGGTTGGTCTCCGGGACGCTCTGGGTGTACATTCTGCACCCGGACCTCGGTCCGATCCTGCCGTTGCTCGTGGATATCGGACTGCTCGACCAGACGATCTACTGGGGGACGCAGGGTGACTCGGCGATGGCCGTCATCATGTTCGCCGCGACGTGGGCGTACTGGCCGTTGGTGTTCATTATCCTCACCGCGTCGTTAGACGGCATCCCCGAAGAGCAGTACGAGACCGCCCGCGTGTACGGGGCGAGTAAGGTCCAGGCGTTCTTCCACATCACGCTCCCGCAGCTGAAAGGTGCGATCCTCGTCGCCGTCAGCTTGCGGACCATCTACAACCTCACCAAGGTAAGCCAGCCGCTCCAGATTACGGGTGGCGGTCCCGGCTTTGACACGTCCGTCCTCGGGATTCTCGTCTACCGGTTCACCGAGGGCTCACAGCGGTTCGGCCTCGCGATGACCATCGGCGTGATCCTGGTGCTGCTGACGATGCTCTTCGTCGTTCCGTACATCAGGTCGTTCGAACGCAACGCCGACACCGGAGGGATGGCATGA
- a CDS encoding carbohydrate ABC transporter permease has translation MRLSIDTIGGPTLHLEDVLFKLAVYGVIATLVLLIVIPLFVVVSVAFTPTSELFANPTLWLPTNPTLEWWSIGFGELQEGLFHSFVISTGTALIALVVTIPGAYVFGRKEFVGKQFVFYAIILSLLFPSIVLVVPITARWLQWGLYDSYIGLWIAFQIFITPFAIWILRDYFSNLPENLEEAAQVYGCTEFGAFVRVILPIAKPALIAVGFLAFLNGWNEFLFANLLTTSSGVQPAIVQLYATLHSGQGESIPWAMLMAQALIIGTPPAILYFVAQKGLRGAFGP, from the coding sequence ATGAGGCTGAGCATTGACACGATCGGCGGCCCGACGCTCCATCTCGAGGACGTCTTGTTCAAGCTCGCCGTCTACGGTGTGATCGCCACGCTGGTGCTGTTGATCGTCATCCCACTGTTCGTCGTCGTCTCGGTCGCGTTCACGCCGACAAGCGAGTTGTTCGCGAATCCAACGCTCTGGCTCCCGACGAACCCGACGCTCGAGTGGTGGTCGATCGGGTTCGGTGAACTGCAGGAGGGTCTCTTCCACAGCTTCGTCATCTCGACCGGCACCGCACTCATTGCACTGGTCGTCACCATTCCAGGCGCGTACGTCTTCGGCCGGAAAGAGTTCGTCGGCAAACAGTTCGTGTTCTACGCGATCATCCTGTCGTTGCTGTTCCCCTCGATCGTTCTCGTCGTCCCGATCACGGCGCGTTGGCTCCAGTGGGGCCTGTACGATTCGTACATCGGGCTCTGGATCGCGTTCCAGATCTTCATCACACCGTTTGCGATCTGGATCCTCCGCGATTACTTCAGTAACCTCCCCGAGAACCTCGAGGAAGCGGCGCAGGTGTACGGCTGCACCGAATTCGGCGCCTTCGTTCGTGTCATCCTTCCGATTGCCAAACCCGCGCTCATCGCTGTCGGGTTCCTCGCGTTCCTGAACGGATGGAACGAGTTCCTCTTTGCGAACCTCCTCACCACGAGTAGCGGCGTCCAGCCCGCGATCGTCCAGCTGTACGCGACGTTACACTCCGGACAGGGCGAGAGCATCCCGTGGGCGATGCTGATGGCGCAGGCACTCATCATCGGGACGCCTCCCGCGATTCTCTACTTCGTCGCACAGAAGGGGCTGCGAGGTGCGTTCGGTCCATGA